In Muribaculum gordoncarteri, the genomic window GCCGCGTGTCGGCCGACTACCTTGAGCAGATGCGCAGCCTCACCCGCAATATCGCCGGACTCAACGCCATCTACGAGCTGCAACTGAAGAATGCCGGGTCGCAGCTTGAAACGATCGACCGCGTCAACCGGGGCATGAACGATGTGCGTGACATGTATGAACATTCATCGGAGATGACGCGCCGCTACCGCGAGGAGGCCGAGAAGATGACCGAGCACATGCAGCAGCTCAACGCAATATACGAAAAGATGCTAACGGCCATGACCGCCAATCCGTTGTCGGCCGTGTCGTCCAACCGATAAAGACTTACGATGGGAAGTAACAATACACGCAATCTGTCGCCGCGTCAGAAGATGATAAACCTGATGTATATCGTCCTGACGGCCATGCTTGCCCTGAGCGTGTCGAGCGATGTGCTCGACGGTTTCGGTCAGGTCGATGAGGGGTTGTCGCGCTCCAACGCGAATGTGGAGTCGCGCAACACCGCGCTTCTCGACCGGCTTGAGGCTGTAGCGTCGCAGAATCCCGAGAAGGGGGGAGCATGGCGCGACAAGGCGGTGGAGATACACTCGATGACCGGCAGCCTATATGCGCTCATCGACACGCTGAAACTCGCCATTGCGGTGGAGGCCGACGGAGAGGATGCCGACCCGGGCAATCTGCGTCACCCCGAAAACCGCGAAGCCTCGTCGGTGGTGATGGTGACTGCGCCTGATGCCCGCGGCGAAGAGCTACGCAAGGCCATCGAGCGTTATCGCGAGCAGGTGACGGCGCTTGTGCCCGACCCGGTGAAGCGTGACAACCTGCAACGCGCACTGTCGACCGACCCCATGCTGCGTGACGGCGCACTCGCCAAGCGGCCGTGGGAGGAGGCACTGTTCCTGTCAAAACCGGCCGTGGCTTCGGTGACCATGCTCACCAAGTTGCAGAACGACCTGCTCTATGCCGAGGGCGAGGTGCTGGGCGCACTTCTTGCCAATGTCGATGCCGGCGATGTGAGAGTCAACGAGCTGAGAGCCTTTGTGATACCGTCGTCGCGCAACGTGATGCGCGGAGCGAGCTACCGGGCCGACATTGTGCTTGCCGCAGTCGACACGACACAGCGCCCGAGGGTCTATATCGACGGCCGCCGCCTCGACAACGACCGCGGAGTGCTCGAAATCGACGCTTCGGCTACGGGAGCGTTCAGCTACTCGGGCTACATCGAGCTGCCACACCACGACGGCACTGTTACGCGTCACGACTTCGAGTCGACTTACAATGTGATCGAGCCCGGCGCTACTGTGTCGGCCAAGATGATGAACGTGCTGTATGCCGGAATCGACAATCCGCTTGGAATCTCGGTGCTGGGCGTGCCTCAGTCGTCGGTGAGCGCGACAATGACCAACGGCTCACTCGTGCGCCGCGGCGACGAGTGGATTGCCCGCCCCGACCGCATAGGCGAACAGGCGGTGGTGACGGTGGCCGCCGACATCGACGGCAGCCGCCGTCAGGTGGCCTCGACCGGCTTCATGGTGCGCCGTCTGCCCGATCCCGCTCCCTATATGACGATCACCGATCAGGCGGGCAACAAGGTGCGCTATCGCGGTTCCAAGCCCATTGCCAAGTCGCAGCTCATGCAGGCTCAGGGGGTTGAGGCGGCAATCGACGACAATCTGCTCGATGTCAACTACCGGGTTCTCGGGTTTGAAACGTTGTTTTTCGACTCGATGGGAAATGCGATGCCCGAACTGTCGGACGGCCCCCGGTTCTCGTCGCGACAGCGCGAGGCGTTCAGGCGCTTGTCGCGCGGTAAGCGATTCTTCATCTCGCGTGTACGCGCTGTGGGTCCCGACGGCGTGGAACGTGACATCTCGCCCATGGAAGTTATTGTAAATTAGAATAATCAGGAGAAAATAAATTATGAATGTCATGACTTCGATATATCGCTACGCGCTGGCGCTGTGCATGGTCGCTGCCGCCGGTGCTCTGTCGGCTCAGAATGCATCGACCTCCTCGGGCGTGAGGCGCGTAGGGGGCGACGACAAGCGCCCAGCCTCGCAGGCTCAGGTGAGCGACCGCATGCAGATGCGACAGGCCGCCGACTCGCGCGTTCCCGACGATGACGCGCAGTGGATGAAGGTGGTGTATCGTTCGCTCGACCTCGCCAAGGTGCCCAATGCGTCGCTCTACTATCCGCAGGAGGTGGTTGACGGACAGGAGAATCTGTTCCGCATCATCATGAACCGCTTTGCGTCGGGCGAGCTTACGGCCTACGAGTATCTCGACGGGCGGGAGATGTTTACCGAGCAGTATCGGGTCAACCCTGTCGATGTGCTTGAGCGTTTCCACGTGCCTTACACCGAGGCTGGAAGCGGAGCGCGTCGCCGTTATGTGGTCGAAGAGAGCGATGTGCCCTGCAACGAGGTGCTGAGCTACTACATAATAGAGCGATGGGAGCTCGACCGCTCCACGACGCGCATGACAACGACGGTGCAGGCGCTGTGTCCGGTGCTTCACCGTGCCGGCGACTTCGGCGGCGAGGATGTGCGCTATCCCATGTTCTGGATAAAGATGGATGACCTGCGCCCCTATCTGCTGTCGACAACGACATTTGTCGACGACGACAACAACGCATCGCGCTACACCTACGACGACTTCTTCGCCCTGTCGCTCTATGACGGCGAAATCTACAAGACGCGCAACCTGCGCAACCTGTCGATGATGCAGATGTATCCCGACCCCGACGACCGCCGTCGCGCCCAGGACAGCATCCAGCACAGGCTTGAAACGTTTGACGACATGATGTGGGTGCCTACTCGCGAGGAGGTGCAGGCACGTGGCGGCGCAGAGTCGGCCGACTCGGTTGCCGTGGGCGAGTACCGCAAGGAGGCCAAGCCGGCGTCACATTCGCGCAAACCGGCCAAGGTGAAGGCTCCAAAGAAGCCCAAGTCGTCGGCCGACAGCGGAGCGAAGCGCTCGGTGCGTCGCCGCCGTTGAAAAAATACCTTAATATGCGCTTGTAATCGGGAGGGAAGCATTAAAAAAATGTAATACGGAAAAATTTCTTTATTTAATTGTCACCGTTATCAAAAAAGTGACTATCTTTGTAGGCGATTTAGAGTACATAGCCCATAACTAAGTATATACATCTAATAAACTCAATTAAATAAAGTCTACAAAATGAGCAAAATTGATTTAACTCAGTACGGTATCACCGGTACCACAGAGATTGTACACAATCCCACCTATGAGCAGCTCTTTAAGGAAGAAACCTGCCCTACGCTTGAGGGCTTTGAAAAGGGCGTAGTTACTGAACTCGGCGCCGTTAACGTAATGACAGGCGTCTATACCGGACGTTCACCCAAGGATAAGTTCATCGTTCTTGATGACAATTCAAAGGACAATGTATGGTGGACAACCGAGGAGTATCCCAACGACAACAAGCCTGTTACCGAAAAGACTTGGGATGCCGTTAAGGAAATCGCTATCAAGGAACTTTCAAATAAGAAACTTTACGTAGTTGACCGCTTCTGCGGTGCCAACAAGGACACCCGCATGGCAGTGCGCTTCATCATGGAAGTTGCATGGCAGGCTCACTTCGTAACCAACATGTTTATCGCTCCTTCAGAAGAGGAACTCGCTAACTTCAAGCCCGACTTCGTTGTTTACAACGCTTCAAAGGCTAAGGTTGAAAACTACAAGGAACTCGGCCTCAACTCCGAAACCGCAGTTGTGTTCAACATCACTTCTCGCGAGCAGGTTATCATCAACACCTGGTACGGCGGTGAAATGAAGAAGGGTATGTTCTCGATGATGAACTACTTCCTTCCTCTCGAAGGCATCGCTTCAATGCACTGCTCGGCCAACACCGACAAGAACGGCCAGAACACTGCTATCTTCTTCGGCCTCTCGGGAACAGGTAAGACCACCCTTTCAACCGACCCCAAGCGTCTGCTTATCGGTGACGACGAGCACGGATGGGACGACAACGGTGTCTTCAACTTCGAGGGCGGCTGCTACGCCAAGGTTATCAACCTCGACAAGGAGAGCGAGCCCGACATCTACAACGCCATCACTCGTGACGCTCTTCTTGAGAACGTTACCGTTGACGCTGAAGGCAAGATCGACTTCAAGGACAAGAGCGTAACCGAGAACACTCGTGTATCTTATCCTATCAACCACATCAAGAGCATCGTTGAGCCCGTTTCGGCCGGCCCCGCTGCCAAGAATGTAATCTTCCTCTCGGCTGATGCATTCGGTGTGCTTCCTCCCGTTTCAATCCTTACTCCCGAGCAGACTAAGTACTACTTCCTCTCAGGCTTCACTGCTAAGCTTGCAGGTACTGAGCGTGGTATCACCGAGCCTACTCCTACTTTCTCGGCTTGCTTCGGCCAGGCATTCCTTGAATTGCACCCCACCAAGTATGCTGAAGAACTCGTTAAGCGCATGCAGAAGAGCGGCGCCAAGGCTTACCTCGTAAACACAGGCTGGAACGGTTCAGGCAAGCGTATCTCTATCCGTGACACCCGCGGTATTATCGACGCTATCCTTGACGGTGCTATCCTCAAGGCTCCCACCAAGCAGCTCCCCATCTTCGACTTCGAGATTCCTACCGAACTTCCCGGTGTAGATCCCAAGATCCTCGATCCTCGCGACACCTACGCCAACCCTGAAGAGTGGAACGTTAAGGCTAAGGACCTTGCCGAGCGCTTCATCAAGAACTTCAAGAAGTACACCAACAATCCTGCCGGTAAGGAACTTGTTGCCGCAGGTCCTCACGTTGGCTAATTCATGCAAGTAGTGACTGACTAACTTTCACGACTATAAAATTTTCCCCGGAAGGTGGACGCCCACGCGCCCACCTCCTTTTTTTGCGCCTGCCGTCCAATGGTGGGGGTGCAACCCGCAAGGGTTCTAGTGGTCGGAAGACACAGCAAAAAGTCGAGCCTGGTTGTTATATCAAAAAAACAGATATGACTACACAGCACCCAAAAGATAATGTAACAGCCATCGGGGTGATAAAAAACCTCCCATACGATAAAATCTCAGAGATAGCGGCCAAAACAAAGGTCGATTACAAAGCAAAAAAATTACGTGGAGTAGACATGATGGACGACTGCATATTTGCAATGCTGTCTTCATCTCAGGTCAGTCAAAGGATTATATCGATAAAAAATGGCATCCCGCTGATGACGGACACAAATGGCACCTCTGACAGCAAGCGCACAGTGGTGGTTCATTCATCTTTCAGCGAGCGGCTGACCAGGATAAATATAGATTTTTTCAAAGAGGCATATGCACTGATATGCTCCAAATATCTTAAGTATGTACCCGATGCTGTACTGGATGACATGCAAATAATACGCGTTGACAGCACCATGGTCGCCGAGACCTCAAACAAACTTGTGGAGGGTTTCTCTACCGGCATGACAAAAAATACATCTTCAGACCGGAGACAACTCAAGTACACCATGGCTTATAACGGACTCAACGTTGTGGCGGCCAATGCCTTTACAGAAAGGACATATTCTGCCGACAATGCCCCGATAAGCAAGACTGTGGCACAATGTCTGCGTAAAAGGGCGGGGATGTCGAATGGATATGTCTTTGACAGAGGCTTGAAGGATGTGGATGATTTCAAATGTATCGCGAAACTGACAAAACAGAACCTGGCCTTCTTCGTAGGGAGGCTCAACCTAAACCGCTGCACACAACCCGTAGAAACGATGTTGCCCGAAGACTCTGTGCTGGCAGACAATGAAGTGGTAGTGACCGCGGATGACAAGGGTTATCTCAGAGCCAAACAATCCGACAAATGGGATACCTCATGCCTTTACAGGATTATACGGGTTAGATTCAAGACACCGCGTCCGGAATCTCCACGAAACACCAGACGCCACGCCCGACACTATGATGACGAGATGGTCTTGATTACCAATAACTTTGAGAAAGATGCCATCGAAATTGTCCAATATTACCGAAGGCGCTGGGATATTGAGGTATTCTT contains:
- the pckA gene encoding phosphoenolpyruvate carboxykinase (ATP); its protein translation is MSKIDLTQYGITGTTEIVHNPTYEQLFKEETCPTLEGFEKGVVTELGAVNVMTGVYTGRSPKDKFIVLDDNSKDNVWWTTEEYPNDNKPVTEKTWDAVKEIAIKELSNKKLYVVDRFCGANKDTRMAVRFIMEVAWQAHFVTNMFIAPSEEELANFKPDFVVYNASKAKVENYKELGLNSETAVVFNITSREQVIINTWYGGEMKKGMFSMMNYFLPLEGIASMHCSANTDKNGQNTAIFFGLSGTGKTTLSTDPKRLLIGDDEHGWDDNGVFNFEGGCYAKVINLDKESEPDIYNAITRDALLENVTVDAEGKIDFKDKSVTENTRVSYPINHIKSIVEPVSAGPAAKNVIFLSADAFGVLPPVSILTPEQTKYYFLSGFTAKLAGTERGITEPTPTFSACFGQAFLELHPTKYAEELVKRMQKSGAKAYLVNTGWNGSGKRISIRDTRGIIDAILDGAILKAPTKQLPIFDFEIPTELPGVDPKILDPRDTYANPEEWNVKAKDLAERFIKNFKKYTNNPAGKELVAAGPHVG
- a CDS encoding transposase — translated: MTTQHPKDNVTAIGVIKNLPYDKISEIAAKTKVDYKAKKLRGVDMMDDCIFAMLSSSQVSQRIISIKNGIPLMTDTNGTSDSKRTVVVHSSFSERLTRINIDFFKEAYALICSKYLKYVPDAVLDDMQIIRVDSTMVAETSNKLVEGFSTGMTKNTSSDRRQLKYTMAYNGLNVVAANAFTERTYSADNAPISKTVAQCLRKRAGMSNGYVFDRGLKDVDDFKCIAKLTKQNLAFFVGRLNLNRCTQPVETMLPEDSVLADNEVVVTADDKGYLRAKQSDKWDTSCLYRIIRVRFKTPRPESPRNTRRHARHYDDEMVLITNNFEKDAIEIVQYYRRRWDIEVFFKFLKQDLSFSHFISTNVHGIQVMLYMTLIVALLVKIYSIAHNMGPRIAKQAIMTELIRYQTKR
- the porM gene encoding type IX secretion system motor protein PorM/GldM; translated protein: MGSNNTRNLSPRQKMINLMYIVLTAMLALSVSSDVLDGFGQVDEGLSRSNANVESRNTALLDRLEAVASQNPEKGGAWRDKAVEIHSMTGSLYALIDTLKLAIAVEADGEDADPGNLRHPENREASSVVMVTAPDARGEELRKAIERYREQVTALVPDPVKRDNLQRALSTDPMLRDGALAKRPWEEALFLSKPAVASVTMLTKLQNDLLYAEGEVLGALLANVDAGDVRVNELRAFVIPSSRNVMRGASYRADIVLAAVDTTQRPRVYIDGRRLDNDRGVLEIDASATGAFSYSGYIELPHHDGTVTRHDFESTYNVIEPGATVSAKMMNVLYAGIDNPLGISVLGVPQSSVSATMTNGSLVRRGDEWIARPDRIGEQAVVTVAADIDGSRRQVASTGFMVRRLPDPAPYMTITDQAGNKVRYRGSKPIAKSQLMQAQGVEAAIDDNLLDVNYRVLGFETLFFDSMGNAMPELSDGPRFSSRQREAFRRLSRGKRFFISRVRAVGPDGVERDISPMEVIVN
- the porN gene encoding type IX secretion system ring subunit PorN/GldN, coding for MNVMTSIYRYALALCMVAAAGALSAQNASTSSGVRRVGGDDKRPASQAQVSDRMQMRQAADSRVPDDDAQWMKVVYRSLDLAKVPNASLYYPQEVVDGQENLFRIIMNRFASGELTAYEYLDGREMFTEQYRVNPVDVLERFHVPYTEAGSGARRRYVVEESDVPCNEVLSYYIIERWELDRSTTRMTTTVQALCPVLHRAGDFGGEDVRYPMFWIKMDDLRPYLLSTTTFVDDDNNASRYTYDDFFALSLYDGEIYKTRNLRNLSMMQMYPDPDDRRRAQDSIQHRLETFDDMMWVPTREEVQARGGAESADSVAVGEYRKEAKPASHSRKPAKVKAPKKPKSSADSGAKRSVRRRR